The genomic region tcaacatgtttaattatacatctgagtgaccctttgacgaacccgaggctttgtaacagtaaaatacgctcactagaatgtactacataaatttcgtgaagttccgttttaaaacgagaaagttatgatcaaattcgtacgagaagggttaaaagcgtcaacaatgaaagttaaggctttccgaatagtaattaaattaaccggggacttgacagtgcgggtaaatggcacgaggcccttaattgtaattaaccgagggccaaatcgcaaagttaccccttcaaacccgaaaggtcaggttattaattacaaagattcggttaatcattacaaaagatttaaaaatctttgtaaacaggcctcaggcggcccgcctgagtgaaacaagtaagttgaagcgggccgcgagcctcctgtagATACGTATCCTGACAAGAAGATCCAGGCAGCCCGCGTACATGTTGGCCCaaatctaatgcgggccgcatgaaccgcccagatgcagaaactttggacagttgCATGGtttgaacttgtgaacgatcattactgcaataaatgaagcatgggcgccctctacatgccccctagcatccagggccacctgctgatcatctaTGCTCCCTTGTAgcttgagttgtaatgatcttgagccaatattttcactataaaaggccatacatagttcacaattgaaacacacctcaaaacctattctcttgatcatctctggagcttccaagctttcttctatcattctaagtcgtgcactaagcttctgtaagtatgccaaccctttatggctttgtttttgcttagtttagcttaaaagtcaattcgtcgtaactaacgattgactttacgataaatcacgaatggtccagtgatttgtcgaatcaaagatagttatatgatggtataatcatgtgggcattaaacccctaaaagggcaccctctgattcccactctaactagttcaaaaatcgagtcaaacgtgcttagaaaaagtcaacagaaatgtcattttgcgatttcttgcataatctgtaatgtagacgatatgtaacctgtttgaacactcataaaacatgataataagtatataaactagtctaagcttgtttgatccgaccatttcctgtttagacccggttcggagccaaaagtcgcaaaagtttgacttttgcattgacttcagttctgacccgttaaagtttgatttagatatgcctttggactcccttaggaccaggttacatgatggtataaccctctgtgaccggtttaATGTTTGTCCGAATCTTTTACACATtttcgttaaatgcttaaaagttgaccgtaacgccctttttaaaataaaacgagaatttcggacatgtgaaaggatcataaccttggttaatGATTTCTAAgtatgtccctaaaatttcacgtcaatccgaggtccagaatatgagttatgctaaatagcgcaattaaagaaaacttttgtaataaacggcgcaattagcataacgcctatctaaacccggatttcgacaccaaaccttttgctcactgttgtaaaataatattttgggatttttaaagatttttaattatttttaacctgctcataacctacggttatggcaacggttcggtaaatatcgaatatacccttttcggccataacttgagttctacaaggtcttttgacccgattccagttgctactgattttaaataataaataaagtatcttagactttataaactgttcgggaaactcagatttcctgtagaactctaaaacctcttttataatctttaaaaaggaccaaaatacccctacggggcttaatatgaacttaaactcgttacgggcattacggaaggtatcctactgataccacaacctctttaaggcatgttgacttaggaaaacagtgtaggactctttcGGTTAGCCGTTGCGCCTTTCGCGCgcgcggttcggcttatgtaactagtttacataaattagccgaaacgggtcaaaccatatcgtttggaccccaaaatccagagtatgattattatacccatgtgaaacaagtcttcaaacatgttgggtcaaaatcacactccattcacggttttcgcctttcacgcgatcaaaccgtaactatcctttgaaactgaccggtctaagctacggcaattataaagacccgttaggattctaataggttattttaaaaccttcgttccagaataggagaccagtaaaagctatctgtgatttactcaattaaggattatacttgcaaaggtaaatactttaacttattttccgttatacgggcttgggctacggtatctaaaataccgcttggtcgggcaattgaccccaactcattagtagttgggtattatcaatgtgacccgtttaaaaactgttttgttggcttaaagcctttgggggcttaatgaccatgtcccggatatccttggcagcatttatgaatggccacgacctcgacatcccggtgtaggcgtacacccggcattatgtctataattataaaagtatagccattggttacccgccacggtgttatatgctatgtggtgtgtctattaaaccttaacccgacacgactcgggcgaccaaacgcatagtaacatgtaattctttacaagatttgattataaattatcccaagttataaagagtttgtgccttgagcatttaaaccaattttgttacacattttacaaaagtgtcagttgaatgtatttaccagtgtaaactgacgtattttccccaaaaagactaaatgcaggtactaggcgtaattggctgggatttctccttagcatcattagaagtctcgcaagcttaagatgcctgaagtctgttgaacaatatttttgatattaattatttgatcccctgcggattattatttcaacaatggtgatacattgatattacactaaatgttgaaatatattatcttattgcttccgctgtgcattcatatatattgtgtggtttgactataatgttgctaactacgtcacggtaatcccccaccgggcccaccggtgagacacgtggaaatcggggtgtgacagaaggcCATAGAGAGCTTTGTCCAACTTGTAGTAGCGACCTGGAAAGTGAGGATCTTCGAAACCTGGAGGCTGACACACGTAGACTTCTTCCTTTACCTTCCCATACAGAAAAGCACTCTTTACGTCCATTTGAAAAACATTGAAATTTCTGTATGATgcatatgctaggaatattccgaTTGCCTCCAATCTTGAAACTGTAGCAAAAACTTCTTTGTAATCAATTCCTTCCTCCTGACGAAAACCTTGCACCACCAATCCAGCCTTGTTCTTGATTACAACTCCAAGATCATCCATCTTGTTATGAAAGACCCATTTAGTACCAATCggaaactttccttcaggtaAATCTACTAACTCCCAAACTTTGAGTTTGCGAAATTGAGAcagttcttcctgcatggccTGAACCCAACTGGAGTCTTGAATGGCTTCCTCGATGTCACGTGGCACGGATTGCGAGAGAAAAGCTGCATAGAGACCTTTGTTGATACTTGATGACTGACCACGTGTACGTACTCCTTCTTCTACTGCACCTATGACATTTTCAAGAGGATGATTGCAATTTGTCTTGTATCCTGCATTTGTGTGAGACTCAATCTGCTGTGGAAGGTTGGTGAAGTGTTCGTCAACATAGATTACTGGAGGATTATCTTCTTGAGTTGGTTCATCCACATTTTCCTGTGAAGAAGAGGCACCGTTTTCAGCggtgttctcaggcgaagtgtcACCATTTACTTCATCCACAGAGAGAAGTGAATCAGCAGAAAATGGAGAGAAACGGGTAGTGAAAGGAGTTACACCAATATCTGAAGAATCAAACAGAGGTTCAACTTGAGCAGCTTCAGCAGGTTCTGCTTCTGGAATATCTTCTGGAATTTCGAAGGTGTTGAAAATCACACCCACATCATAAAACCAATCGGGAGTACTTCCAGTGTTAGTGTACTTTCCTTCTTGAAAGTCAACGTAATACGATTCAATCACCAGCTTCGTTCTTTTGTTGTAGACTCTGTAGGCTTTCTGCGTGGATAAATATCCCATGAAATAGCAGATATCACCCACCGCTTCGAACTTGATGAGATTTTCTTGAGTGTTTAGAAGAGTGCACGAACATCCAAACGGTCTGAAGAAATCAATAAGCGGCTTTCTTTTGAAAAGAAGTTCATATGCCATTTTTGCGTGAGGTTTTACGATGAGAACCCTGTTCAGAACGTAGCATGCTGTatttactgcttctgcccaaaagatGATTGGAAGCTTTGAATCCACCAGCATGGTTCTCGCGGCTTcgatcaaagttctgttcttacgttcagcaactccattttgttgaggagttctGGCCGCACTGTATTGAAGAAGAATTCCCTTTTTTGCACAGAAGGATATGAAGGTTTGATTTTTGAATTCTgaaccattatcacttctgatcgACTTCACTTTCAATCTGGTCACGTTTTCAATCAAGGGAATGATTGACTTAAGGATATCAGCTGTCTCACTCTTGGCTTCAAGAAAATACACCCATGAAAAACGAGAGAAATCATCTGTAATCACCAAACAGTAAGAACTTTTAGCAAGACTCTTAACACTtattggaccaaaaagatccatatgcatcAGCTGAAGAGGCGCAGTAATCGTGTTCACTGCTTTGGACTTGTGCGATTTCTTGTGTTGCTTTCCTTGGGCGCATGCTATACACTTTTCAGAAAAAGGAAATTCTTTTATCGGAAGTCCTCTTACTAAGTTTAACTTAGAGAGTTTGTTCATATTCTTGAAATTTACATGCCCCAATCGCTTATGCCAAAGCAGTGACTCTGATTCTGAAGCCTTTGAGATAAAATAAGTCAAGTTATTATTTGTCTTGGCGTTTTTTCATGTTGAGCACGTATGTGTTGTTTTGTCTTGTCTTGGAGCAGTGAGCATGATCATCTCTGCAGGAACGACATATTCAGGTTTGTTAAACAAGCATTCTATGTCGTTGAAAAGCACCGATATTCCTTTATCACAGACTTGTGATACGCTCATAAGATTGTAGCACAATTCTGGAACATAGTTGACAAAGTAAGTGCTTCTGACACAATATCTCCTATTCCAACGATCTTCCCTCCCTTTTCATCTCCAGCGAATGACAAGAAATCACCATCAATAAAACGAAAATTCTTCAGAAGTTCCTTTAGGCCTGTCATGTGTCTTGAACATCCGCTGTCAACATGCCAGATATATTCCATGAGCATTCGAAGCCATTTCTGGAGTTTATTCTGAAATACAAGTATATACACAAATTAGTTTGATTTGGGAACCCAGATTTGCTTCATTTTGGAtctatcgtggttttgacccGCGATGTCCTCTTTTTGCTTCCAAAAATAAGCTGTTGAATTaaccagatttttaacagatttcttaAGGTAATCAAGCTGATCTGTGAAATTTTTAACAAAGTCATATTCTGGTTTAGAAAAATTCTTGtttttacaatgtttcgctgtatgtcctaaatgaccacagcGAAAACAGCGTTTACGTCTGGGCTTTTTGGtgttagaagatgatgtatgtgatgagtGTCTTGAGCTTTTTGAAGAATCTTTTGATGCAGTGTATCTTGAGCTCTCgactttcttcattttcttgccAACTCGGCTTTCATCTTCTGAACAATCTTCATCATTGTCAGAATCTGATGAACTTTCGGTTGTTTGATGTTCATTTGAATTTTGATCTTCACTTGCTTCATCACTTGAATCATCGGAGCTTTGATCTTCACTTAAACTTTCTTAATTTTGATCTTTAATTGCTTCGTCACTTGAATCTTCGAAGCTTTCACCTTCTATTGTTGTTTGATCTTCACTTGAGTTTTCTGACTCCTGTTCTTCATCGGAATTTGAAGTCTCTTCTTCCTTTTCCGAGGCAGAAAAGCTTGAATCTTCTTTGCTGCTATCTTCAACGACATTCTTTTCTGAATCTGTCAAACCTGTTCGAGATGGAATAAATTCTGGAATTTCCTCGGTGAGGAATTTTCCAAAACTATTCTTTTTCAACTCTGGCACAAATACAAGGGATTCACACACATTTTTATCATCACAAAATGCAGAATTTAAATCATGACATTCAAACATAGCATGTTCACgatcacgggtctcaaatgtaggcacatggcccttacagtcatccAAAGAGTTAAATTTAGGCATGCGGTCATTACAGTCATCCGTCCTAATTAAATTATTACATTAAtcccgaatattgtttttcttagaacagttccaggcgaaccagttaacagtggaataactgtcgcctgaataacCTATTCCTATTTTTGAACCGCCGCAGTCTCCATCCTCATCGCACATATCTTCTTTACACACAATTGGATCTGCATTACTTTTAGAAATGTTAGCGGTTGTTTCGTTTTCGAAAGAATCGTTTTGTTCTACAGAGGCTTTTTCATCAATGAAATCATTGTCGGGATGAGGAGTTGGCATAGGCacatagtttttgctatgtggtggaaagaaaagttttctttcatttccttgcCTATCCTTATACCCGATCCCGTCTTTTACATACGTTGGTCGTTGGCAGTTTTTtatgtcagtaaaggccttttgactgacattccatttgtCTATGATAATTTGCAATTTATTCTTTTCGTTTAAAGCTTTTTCTAGTCTATCTGTAAGATCgttaatgataaaatcttttctaaacacaaattcttttagAGTTTGCATTTAAGCTAAAGTTGATTCAACATTCTCTGATATGCGGCCTCGTTCTGTTTAAGTTCTTTGTTAAGTTTTAAAGCTTTGTCTTTCTGTCTCTCAAATTCTAGATTAATAGATTTGTAAGGAAAAAAATGATGAGGTGAAATATGCCAACAAATAATATAAGCCCTTGCTGAGTTGAAATGTTACAATCATGATATCAGAGCTCTCTTTCTTTCAtgtcgattttttttttttaaaacaaaacatgtGAGGTAATTGGTAAATGTCGGGTTAGGATATGTGAACAAGTTAGGTTATAGCTATGAATAGTTTTTATATTCATCCATTACAGACGTATGATATTTTGAACAATGTATCAGTCCTTATTGACTTAGGTTTTGTGTCATTGTTAATCCCTTATTCACTTATCCTTCAAGTTCTTTCTTTATTTAGTTTGTAACACCCtagaaaaaaaatacataataATTGTACTTGAGtaatatttaaaataatattattgCCAATGATATTAAAGATGGTTTTATCAAATAT from Helianthus annuus cultivar XRQ/B chromosome 10, HanXRQr2.0-SUNRISE, whole genome shotgun sequence harbors:
- the LOC110883261 gene encoding bromodomain adjacent to zinc finger domain protein 2B-like, which codes for MPKFNSLDDCKGHVPTFETRDREHAMFECHDLNSAFCDDKNVCESLVFVPELKKNSFGKFLTEEIPEFIPSRTGLTDSEKNVVEDSSKEDSSFSASEKEEETSNSDEEQESENSSEDQTTIEDQSSDDSSDEASEDQNSNEHQTTESSSDSDNDEDCSEDESRVGKKMKKVESSRYTASKDSSKSSRHSSHTSSSNTKKPRHQLDYLKKSVKNLVNSTAYFWKQKEDIAGQNHDRSKMKQIWNKLQKWLRMLMEYIWHVDSGCSRHMTGLKELLKNFRFIDGDFLSFAGDEKGGKIVGIGDIVSEALTLSTMFQNCATIL